The Prionailurus bengalensis isolate Pbe53 chromosome A3, Fcat_Pben_1.1_paternal_pri, whole genome shotgun sequence genome includes a window with the following:
- the PRADC1 gene encoding protease-associated domain-containing protein 1 has translation MVPGAAGWCCLVLWLPAYVAAHGLRIHDYLYFQVLSPGDIRYIFTATPAKDFGGIFHTRYEQIHLVPAEPSEACGELSNGFFIQDQIALVERGGCSFLSKTRVVQEHGGRAVIISDNAVDNDSFYVEMIQDSTQRTADIPALFLLGRDGYMIRRSLEQHGLPWAIISIPVNVTSIPTFELLQPPWTFW, from the exons ATGGTCCCCGGCGCCGCGGGCTGGTGTTGTCTCGTGCTCTGGCTCCCCGCATACGTCGCGGCCCACG GCTTACGCATCCATGATTATTTGTACTTCCAAGTGCTGAGTCCTGGAGACATTCGATACATCTTCACGGCCACACCTGCCAAGGACTTTGGTGGTATCTTT CACACAAGGTATGAGCAGATTCATCTTGTCCCTGCGGAACCTTCAGAGGCCTGTGGAGAACTCAGCAACGGTTTCTTCATCCAGGACCAGATCGCTCTGGTGGAGAGAGG GGGCTGCTCCTTCCTCTCCAAGACACGGGTGGTGCAGGAGCACGGCGGGCGGGCAGTGATCATCTCTGACAACGCGGTTGATAATGACAGCTTCTACGTGGAGATGATCCAGGACAGTACCCAGCGCACAGCTGACATCCCTGCCCTCTTCCTGCTCGGCCGAGATGG CTACATGATCCGCCGTTCCCTGGAACAGCATGGGCTGCCATGGGCCATCATTTCCATCCCAGTCAATGTCACCAGCATCCCCACCTTTGAGCTGCTGCAACCGCCCTGGACCTTCTGGTAG
- the CCT7 gene encoding T-complex protein 1 subunit eta, whose product MMPTPVILLKEGTDSSQGIPQLVSNISACQVIAEAVRTTLGPRGMDKLIVDGRGKATISNDGATILKLLDVVHPAAKTLVDIAKSQDAEVGDGTTSVTLLAAEFLKQVKPYVEEGLHPQIIIRAFRTATQLAVNKIKEIAVTVKKEDKVEQRKLLEKCAMTALSSKLISQQKAFFAKMVVDAVMMLDDLLQLKMIGIKKVQGGALEESQLVAGVAFKKTFSYAGFEMQPKKYNNPMIALLNVELELKAEKDNAEIRVHTVEDYQAIVDAEWNILYDKLERIHHSGAKVVLSKLPIGDVATQYFADRDMFCAGRVPEEDLKRTMMACGGSIQTSVNALSADVLGRCQVFEETQIGGERYNFFTGCPKAKTCTIILRGGAEQFMEETERSLHDAIMIVRRAIKNDSVVAGGGAIEMELSKYLRDYSRTVPGKQQLLIGAYAKALEIIPRQLCDNAGFDATNILNKLRARHAQGGMWYGVDINNEDIADNFEAFVWEPAMVRINALTAASEAACLIVSVDETIKNPRSTVDAPPAAGRGRGRGRPH is encoded by the exons ATGATG CCCACACCAGTTATCCTGTTGAAAGAGGGGACTGATAGCTCCCAAGGCATCCCCCAGCTTGTAAGTAACATCAGTGCCTGCCAGGTGATTGCAGAAGCTGTAAGAACTACCCTGGGCCCTCGTGGCATGGACAAGCTGATCGTAGATGGCCGAG GCAAAGCAACGATTTCTAATGATGGGGCCACAATTCTGAAACTCCTTGATGTCGTCCATCCTGCAGCAAAGACGTTAGTGGACATTGCCAAGTCCCAAGATGCTGAG GTCGGTGATGGCACCACCTCAGTGACCCTGCTGGCTGCAGAGTTTCTGAAGCAGGTGAAACCCTATGTGGAGGAAGGTTTGCACCCACAGATCATCATCCGAGCTTTCCGCACTGCCACCCAGTTG GCAGTTAACAAGATCAAAGAGATTGCTGTGACCGTGAAGAAGGAAGACAAAGT GGAGCAGAGGAAGCTGCTGGAGAAGTGTGCCATGACCGCTCTGAGCTCCAAGCTGATTTCCCAGCAGAAAGCCTTCTTCGCTAAGATGGTGGTGGATGCGGTGATGATGCTCGATGATCTGTTGCAGCTTAAAATGATTGGAATCAAAAAGGTGCAGGGTGGTGCCCTAGAG gagTCCCAGCTAGTAGCTGGCGTCGCGTTCAAGAAGACTTTCTCTTACGCTGGGTTTGAAATGCAACCCAAAAAGTACAATAATCCAATGATTGCCCTTTTAAATGTTGAGCTTGAGCTGAAAGCTGAAAAAGATAATGCTGAAATCAGAGTCCACACAGTTGAG GATTATCAGGCAATTGTTGATGCTGAGTGGAACATTCTCTATGACAAGTTAGAGAGGATCCATCACTCCGGAGCCAAAGTCGTCTTGTCCAAACTCCCCATCGGGGATGTGGCCACCCAGTACTTTGCCGACAGGGACATGTTCTGTGCTGGCCGAGTGCCAGAGGAGGATCTGAAGAGGACAATGATG GCCTGTGGAGGCTCCATCCAGACCAGTGTGAATGCTCTGTCAGCAGATGTGCTGGGCCGCTGCCAGGTCTTTGAAGAGACCCAGATTGGGGGCGAGAG GTATAATTTCTTCACTGGCTGCCCCAAGGCCAAGACTTGTACTATCATCCTCCGTGGTGGTGCTGAGCAATTCATGGAGGAGACGGAGCGGTCCCTGCACGACGCCATCATGATTGTCAGGAGGGCCATCAAG AACGATTCAGTGGTGGCTGGTGGCGGGGCCATTGAGATGGAGCTCTCCAAGTACCTGCGGGATTACTCAAGGACCGTTCCAGGAAAACAGCAGCTGTTAATTGGGGCATATGCCAAGGCCTTGGAAATTATCCCACGCCAGCTGTGTGACAATGCTGGCTTTGATGCCACAAACATCCTCAACAAGCTGCGAGCTCGGCATGCTCAG GGGGGCATGTGGTATGGAGTGGACATCAACAACGAGGACATTGCTGACAACTTTGAGGCCTTTGTGTGGGAGCCAGCTATGGTGCGCATCAATGCCCTGACCGCAGCCTCTGAGGCTGCCTGCCTTATCGTGTCGGTAGATGAAACCATCAAAAACCCTCGCTCAACGGTGGACGCTCCCCCAGCtgcgggccggggccggggccggggccgcccCCACTGA
- the FBXO41 gene encoding F-box only protein 41, producing the protein MASLDLPYRCPRCGEHKRFRSLSSLRAHLEYSHTYETLYILSKTNSICDGAAAAAAAAAAASGFPLTPEPAALLAVPGARREVFESTSFQGKEQAAGPSPATPHLLHHHHHHAPLAHFAGDLVPASLPCEELAEPGLVPAAAARYALREIEIPLGELFARKSVASSACSTPPPGPGPGPASASPASPSPADVAYEEGLARLKIRALEKLEVDRRLERLSEEVEQKIAGQVGRLQAELERKAAELETARQESARLGREKEELEERASELSRQVDVSVELLASLKQDLVHKEQELSRKQQEVVQIDQFLKETAAREASAKLRLQQFIEELLERADRAERQLQVISSSCGSTPSASLGRGAGGSGAGPGPRGPGRMREHHVGPAMPSTYAVSRHGSSPSTGASSRVPAASQSSGCYDSDSLELPRPEEGAPEDSGPGGLSTRAQAANGGSERTQPPRSSGLRRQAIQNWQRRPRRHSTEGEEGDVSDVGSRTTESEAEGPSDAPRSGPAMAGPLSSCRLSARPEGGSGRGRRAERGSPSRSNEVISPEILKMRAALFCIFTYLDTRTLLHAAEVCRDWRFVARHPAVWTRVLLENARVCSKFLAMLAQWCTQAHSLTLQNLKPRQRGKKESKEEYARSTRGCLEAGLESLLKAAGGNLLILRISHCPNILTDRSLWLASCYCRALQAVTYRSATDPVGHEVIWALGAGCREIVSLQVAPLHPCQQPTRFSNRCLQMIGRCWPHLRALGVGGAGCGVQGLASLARNCMRLQVLELDHVSEITQEVAAEVCREGLKGLEMLVLTATPVTPKALLHFNSICRNLKSIVVQIGIADYFKEPSSPEAQKLFEDMVTKLQALRRRPGFSKILHIKVDGGC; encoded by the exons ATGGCCTCGCTGGACCTGCCGTACCGCTGCCCCCGCTGCGGGGAGCACAAGCGCTTCCGGAGCCTGTCGTCGCTGCGCGCGCACCTGGAGTACAGCCACACGTACGAGACGCTCTACATCCTCTCCAAGACCAACAGCATCTGCGACGGCGCCGCAGCCGCTGcagccgccgctgccgccgcctcGGGCTTCCCGCTGACGCCCGAGCCCGCCGCCCTGCTGGCAGTGCCGGGCGCCCGGCGCGAGGTCTTCGAGAGCACGTCCTTCCAGGGCAAGGAGCAGGCGGCCGGGCCGTCGCCCGCTACGCCGCACCTGCtgcaccaccatcaccaccacgcGCCCCTCGCCCACTTTGCCGGCGACCTGGTTCCCGCCAGCCTGCCCTGCGAGGAGCTGGCTGAGCCCGGCCTCGTGCCCGCAGCCGCCGCGCGCTACGCGCTGAGAGAGATCGAAATCCCGCTGGGGGAGCTGTTCGCCCGCAAGTCCGTGGCCTCCTCGGCTTGCTCGACGCCGCCGCCCGGGCCGGGACCCGGGCCCGCCTCCGCCTCCCCCGCGTCCCCGTCACCCGCTGATGTGGCTTACGAGGAGGGCCTGGCGCGCCTCAAGATCCGTGCGCTGGAGAAGCTGGAGGTCGACCGGCGGCTGGAGCGGCTGAGCGAAGAGGTGGAGCAGAAGATCGCAGGCCAGGTGGGTCGGCTGCAAGCCGAGCTGGAACGCAAGGCTGCAGAGCTGGAGACGGCGCGACAGGAGAGTGCGCGGCTGGGGCGCGagaaggaggagctggaggagcgTGCTTCTGAGCTCTCGCGCCAGGTGGACGTGAGTGTGGAGCTGCTCGCCTCACTCAAGCAGGACCTGGTGCACAAGGAACAGGAGCTGAGCCGCAAGCAGCA GGAGGTGGTACAGATCGACCAGTTCCTGAAGGAGACGGCGGCACGGGAGGCCAGCGCCAAGCTGCGGCTGCAGCAGTTCATCGAGGAGCTGCTCGAGCGGGCTGACCGGGCCGAGCGGCAGCTGCAGGTCATCAGCAGCAGCTGTGGCAGCACGCCCAGCGCCAGCCTGGGCCGTGGAGCCGGGGGAAGCGGTGCCGGGCCCGGCCCCCGGGGTCCAGGCAGAATG CGAGAACACCACGTGGGCCCGGCCATGCCTAGCACATACGCCGTGTCAAGGCATGGCTCCTCTCCCAGCACAGG ggcctccaGCCGTGTCCCTGCTGCATCCCAGAGCTCAGGCTGCTATGACAGTGACAGTCTGGAGCTACCCCGGCCAGAAGAGGGGGCCCCCGAGGACAGTGGCCCTGGGGGCTTGAGCACACGGGCCCAGGCTGCCAACGGCGGCTCGGAGCGTACCCAGCCCCCTCGCAGCTCAGGCCTGCGGCGCCAGGCCATCCAGAACTGGCAGCGCAGACCCCGCCGACACAGCAcggagggggaggagggtgatGTCTCGGACGTGGGCTCCCGAACCACGGAGTCAGAGGCTGAGGGCCCCTCAGATGCCCCCCGCTCTGGGCCTGCTATGGCCGGGCCACTGAGCAGCTGCCGGCTCTCAG CCCGCCCCGAGGGAGGCAGTGGGCGGGGTCGGCGAGCTGAGAGGGGCAGCCCCTCACGCTCCAACGAGGTCATCAGCCCAGAGATCCTCAAGATGCGAGCCGCCCTGTTCTGCATCTTCACCTATCTGGACACACGCACGCTGCTGCACGCTGCCGAGGTCTGCCGGGACTGGCGCTTTGTGGCTCGTCACCCCGCGGTCTGGACACGGGTGCTGCTGGAGAATGCCCGCGTCTGTTCCAAG TTCCTGGCGATGCTGGCTCAGTGGTGCACCCAGGCCCACTCGCTGACGCTGCAGAACCTGAAGCCCCGGCAGCGGGGCAAGAAGGAGAGCAAGGAAGAATATGCCCGGAGCACCCG AGGCTGCCTGGAAGCAGGGCTGGAGTCCCTGTTGAAGGCCGCTGGGGGGAACCTGCTGATCCTGCGCATCTCCCACTGTCCCAACATCCTCACTGACCGCTCACTCTGGCTGGCCAGCTGCTACTGCCGTGCCCTGCAGGCCGTCACCTACAG GAGTGCCACAGACCCCGTGGGCCACGAAGTCATTTGGGCTCTGGGTGCAGGCTGCAGAGAGATTGTCTCCCTCCAGGTGGCGCCACTTCACCCTTG CCAGCAGCCCACGCGCTTCAGTAACCGCTGCCTGCAGATGATCGGCCGCTGTTGGCCCCACCTTCGGGCCCTGGGGGTTGGGGGCGCTGGCTGTGGGGTGCAGGGCCTGGCATCACTCG CAAGAAACTGCATGCGGCTGCAGGTCCTGGAGCTGGACCATGTGTCGGAGATCACCCAGGAGGTGGCAGCTGAGGTCTGCCGGGAAGGCCTGAAGGGACTGGAGATGTTGGTGCTCACGGCCACCCCCGTCACCCCCAAGGCCCTGCTGCATTTCAACA GCATTTGCCGGAACCTCAAGTCCATCGTGGTCCAGATTGGGATTGCTGATTATTTCAAAGAGCCCAGCAGTCCTGAGGCCCAGAAGCTGTTTGAGGACATGGTGACAAAACTCCAG GCCCTACGACGGAGGCCCGGCTTCTCTAAGATCCTGCACATCAAGGTGGACGGCGGCTGCtaa